In Pseudomonadota bacterium, the genomic window GAAATGCCCAAAGCCACCGCCGAGGTAGGGCGCGCTGCCCATCTGCCAAAACAGCCAGCTGAGGGTTTCAGCCCGCGCTGCGGGGGCCGCGGGAAGAAACTCACCAAACTTCTCCGCCAGATGAACCAGGATAGCCCCCGACTCGAACACCCGAGTCGGCGTGTCGGTGCTGTGATCGACGAGCGCCGGAATCTTGGAGTTGGGATTAGCGCTGACAAAACCGCTGCCGAACTGGTCACCCTCAGTGATGCGGATCAGCCAGGCGTCGTACTCCGCCCCGCTGTGCCCGAGCGCCAGCAGCTCCTCCAGCATGATCGTGACCTTGACGCCGTTTGGCGTGGCCAGCGAATAAAGCTGCAGCGGATGTTTGCCGCGGGGCAGCTCCTTGTCGTGGGTCGGACCGGAGATCGGCCGATTGATGTTGGCGAACTTGCCGCCGCTCTCCTGCTCCCACTGCCAAACCTTGGGAGGCGTGTACTCCGTGCTGCTGCTCATGATTGCGGTTCCGGATTTTCCGTTTAAAGAGGGTTAGACCCGCTATTAGACCATCTGCTTGCACCTGTTTGGGTAAACTGCCGCGCTGAAATCTTGGAGCTGCTCTGTGACCACACCAAAGCCCATTTTTTTTGACCTGGACGGCACCCTGACCAACCCAGAAAGCGGCATCGTCCGGTGTATCGAATATGCGCTGGATCGGCTGGCGGTGCCCTACTCATCCGACGATGACTTCCGCCGATTCATCGGACCGCCGCTCAGAGCATCGTTTGCAAACCTGGTGGGTGAAGAGCTGGCGGACGAAGCCGTTCGACTCTACCGCGTGCGGTTCGATGACTGCGGCTGGCGGGAAAATGATCCCTACCCCGGTATCTCCACGCAGCTCCAGGCGCTCAGAGACCGAGGCCACACCCTCTTTGTCGCCACCAGCAAACCCCAGGTTTTTGCCGACCGCATCATCGACCATTTCGAGCTGCGGC contains:
- a CDS encoding HAD hydrolase-like protein, whose product is MTTPKPIFFDLDGTLTNPESGIVRCIEYALDRLAVPYSSDDDFRRFIGPPLRASFANLVGEELADEAVRLYRVRFDDCGWRENDPYPGISTQLQALRDRGHTLFVATSKPQVFADRIIDHFELRPYFDAVYGSELDGTRSGKVDLLRHALAETQSPPGATMVGDRRHDVEGARANGLRAVGVTYGFGSAQELTEAGAELLINSPQAVAEALLG
- the yghU gene encoding glutathione-dependent disulfide-bond oxidoreductase, with translation MSSSTEYTPPKVWQWEQESGGKFANINRPISGPTHDKELPRGKHPLQLYSLATPNGVKVTIMLEELLALGHSGAEYDAWLIRITEGDQFGSGFVSANPNSKIPALVDHSTDTPTRVFESGAILVHLAEKFGEFLPAAPAARAETLSWLFWQMGSAPYLGGGFGHFYAYAPEKFEYPINRFAMEVKRQLDVLDRNLADREYLAGDQYTIADMATWPWYGATAHGLMYDAGEFLSVHEYKNVIRWADQISARDAVQRGRMVNRTWGEPEKQLPERHDAEDFETRTADKLPQEEG